The Cytophagia bacterium CHB2 genome includes a window with the following:
- a CDS encoding sigma-54-dependent Fis family transcriptional regulator, protein MNSNSEKHTLLIIDDQPQFAQDFILLTGEEFNVVTAANGEDGLRKFQEVAADLILVDLKLGRGIDGIETLRRLKQADPDAGVIIVTEHASIETAHQAGRLGALDYCSKAPNLKELRAHLKQHLQNVAWRRAYRDELQRQYPKFIAESPAMRKLIEDIDAVAPSDRLVLITGESGAGKELVAREIHRRSLRAERPLFVVNCSNLAAPLFESEFFGHERGSFTSADRQQRGKFEAAHLSTLFLDEVGDLPLESQPKILRAVEYGKFNRIGKTHEQHADVRLIAATNHNLEEETKAGRFRQDLFYRINRVNIHVPPLRQRREDIPPLINYYLEYFSLMLHRLPPEIPADVMQDWLQYDWPGNVRELTSAIENLVLFSKDGKIDRSRLSLPPRKNTSPELFLPLFDLPYEQAKEKLIDQFQQDYFHEKLRRHEGNYTRAAEEAGVNRATIYRILASGD, encoded by the coding sequence ATGAATTCGAATTCCGAAAAACACACGCTTTTGATTATCGACGATCAACCGCAATTTGCTCAGGATTTCATCCTGCTGACCGGCGAAGAATTCAATGTGGTGACCGCCGCAAACGGCGAAGACGGCTTGCGCAAATTTCAAGAGGTTGCCGCAGATCTCATTTTGGTTGATTTGAAGCTCGGGCGCGGCATTGACGGCATTGAAACGCTGCGCCGGCTCAAACAGGCCGATCCCGATGCCGGCGTTATCATCGTTACCGAGCACGCTTCTATTGAGACAGCGCATCAAGCCGGCCGGCTCGGCGCGCTCGATTATTGCAGTAAGGCGCCCAATCTCAAAGAATTGCGTGCGCATCTCAAGCAGCACCTGCAAAATGTGGCATGGCGCCGCGCCTATCGCGACGAATTGCAGCGCCAGTATCCCAAATTCATTGCCGAGAGTCCGGCAATGCGCAAGCTCATCGAAGATATCGACGCCGTTGCACCGAGTGATCGCCTGGTCCTGATCACCGGCGAATCAGGCGCCGGCAAAGAACTGGTGGCACGTGAGATTCACCGCCGCAGCCTGCGCGCGGAACGGCCGCTGTTCGTCGTCAATTGCAGCAATCTCGCCGCGCCGTTGTTTGAAAGTGAATTCTTTGGCCACGAACGCGGCTCGTTTACCAGCGCTGACCGCCAGCAACGCGGCAAATTCGAAGCGGCCCATCTGAGTACATTGTTTCTCGATGAAGTCGGCGATTTACCGCTGGAATCCCAACCCAAAATTTTGCGCGCGGTGGAATACGGCAAATTCAATCGCATCGGCAAAACGCATGAGCAACACGCTGACGTGCGCCTGATTGCCGCCACCAATCACAATCTCGAAGAAGAGACGAAAGCCGGACGCTTTCGGCAGGATTTGTTTTATCGCATCAATCGCGTGAACATTCACGTGCCGCCGTTGCGCCAGCGCCGTGAAGATATTCCGCCGTTAATCAACTATTATCTCGAATATTTCAGTCTGATGTTGCATCGTTTACCCCCTGAGATTCCTGCCGACGTTATGCAGGACTGGCTGCAATATGATTGGCCCGGCAACGTGCGCGAGCTGACCAGCGCGATCGAGAATCTCGTTTTGTTCAGCAAAGATGGCAAAATTGACCGTTCGCGTCTCTCCCTCCCACCGCGCAAAAATACTTCTCCAGAACTCTTCCTCCCACTTTTCGATCTGCCTTACGAACAGGCGAAGGAAAAGTTGATCGACCAGTTTCAGCAAGACTATTTCCATGAAAAACTCAGGCGCCACGAGGGCAACTACACGCGCGCCGCTGAGGAGGCCGGCGTGAATCGCGCTACAATTTACCGCATTCTCGCTTCCGGAGATTGA